One genomic segment of Helianthus annuus cultivar XRQ/B chromosome 14, HanXRQr2.0-SUNRISE, whole genome shotgun sequence includes these proteins:
- the LOC110904197 gene encoding pentatricopeptide repeat-containing protein At4g21190 produces the protein MLMLRHYSPLDFAGRLPFLKPPKTVSNFVVCAAKGPRPRYPRVWKTRTKIGTVSKSLKLVECIKGLSNVKEEVYGALDSFIAWDLEFPLITVKKALKSLENEKEWKRIIQVTKWMLSKGQGKTMGSYYLLLSALAEDGRIDEAEELWTKLFSDNLESMPRIFFDRMISIYYKRDMHDKMFEVFADMEELGIRPTVSIVNMVGDVLQKLGMMDKYQKLKKKYPPPKWEYRYIKGKRVKIRSQNLKQPENEFSNEVENEDSTNSKQPENEFSNEAENDEDLTNSDGSEVDEGGESDISLSVP, from the exons GTATGTGCAGCCAAAGGTCCTCGACCAAGATATCCACGAGTTTGGAAAACAAGAACAAAAATCGGAACGGTTTCTAAATCactgaaacttgttgaatgt ATAAAGGGATTATCAAATGTCAAAGAGGAAGTCTACGGGGCTCTTGATTCATTCATCGCATGGGATTTGGAATTTCCTTTAATTACTGtgaaaaaggctttaaaatcaCTTGAAAATGAGAAAGAATGGAAAAGAATAATTCAG GTAACCAAGTGGATGTTAAGTAAAGGCCAAGGAAAAACAATGGGGAGCTATTATTTATTGCTATCCGCTTTGGCAGAAGATGGAAGAATCGATGAAGCCGAAGAACTATGGACAAAACTATTTTCCGATAATTTAGAAAGTATGCCGCGAATATTCTTTGATAGAATGATTTCGATCTACTACAAGAGGGATATGCATGACAAAATGTTTGAG GTTTTTGCTGACATGGAAGAACTCGGCATACGACCTACGGTTTCGATCGTTAACATGGTTGGAGATGTACTTCAGAAGTTGGGGATGATGGACAAATACCAGAAATTAAAGAAGAAATACCCGCCTCCTAAATGGGAGTATAGGTATATTAAAGGAAAACGCGTTAAAATCCGGTCACAAAATCTTAAACAACCCGAGAATGAGTTTAGCAATGAAGTTGAGAATGAGGACTCGACGAATTCAAAACAACCCGAGAATGAGTTTAGCAATGAAGCTGAGAATGATGAGGACTTGACGAATTCAGATGGATCTGAAGTGGATGAAGGTGGTGAATCTGATATATCTCTTTCTGTACCCTGA